One Periophthalmus magnuspinnatus isolate fPerMag1 chromosome 15, fPerMag1.2.pri, whole genome shotgun sequence genomic window carries:
- the si:ch211-248a14.8 gene encoding uncharacterized protein si:ch211-248a14.8 isoform X1, with protein sequence MPTLCLLLFVIYSLGDKLHNFVAGVFIPQYHYPYAVALCFGKVMISVLFLNLLHLLGTVSLHSYSRVLGEKLLVPSICSSIYGVLSMWAKANSSNSGLFPLVLPLLTLFTMVLSFLLNLQSPLSTLISILISFFSGTTFVVTVFHGVSSVDFLEYIYAPLALILFCVSLIWLAKVSEVERQHPLVAQASVFDIYYAHLVNQSGVLGLLWLLHSDNPWCVLSQGSWHSLLFHGYLAAILLLGMVLNFFVGITVLCFSPVVAALLHSAYPLALFFLQFI encoded by the exons ATGCCTACTCTGTGTCTCCTGCTCTTTGTGATATACAGCCTGGGAGATAAGCTACACAACTTTGTCGCTGGTGTATTCATCCCACAATACCACTATCCATATGCAGTTGCCCTATGCTTTGGAAAG GTTATGATctctgtgttatttttaaatctgCTACATTTGTTGGGCACAGTGTCTCTGCATAGTTACTCCAGAGTACTTGGTGAGAAGCTGCTTGTGCCGTCTATCTGCAGCAGCATCTATGGTGTGCTGTCTATGTGGGCCAAAGCCAACAGCTCAAACTCTGGTCTGTTCCCCCTTGTTCTGCCTTTGCTAACCCTGTTTACTATGGTTTTGAGTTTTCTCCTCAACCTGCAGTCTCCGCTGTCCACACTTATCTCTATTTTAATTTCCTTCTTTAGTGGAACTACTTTTGTTGTCACAG TCTTTCATGGTGTGTCTAGTGTGGACTTTTTGGAGTACATATATGCACCTCTGGCATTGATCCTCttctgtgtttctctgatttGGCTGGCCAAAGTGTCAGAAGTGGAGCGTCAACATCCCCTCGTTGCTCAAGCCTCGGTTTTTGACATCTACTATGCTCACTTGGTCAATCAGAGTGGGGTGCTGGGACTGTTGTGGCTCTTACATTCAGACAATCCATGGTGTGTTTTGAGTCAAGGAAGCTGGCACAGTCTGCTCTTTCATGGGTACCTGGCAGCCATTCTACTTTTAGGAATGGTGCTCAATTTCTTTGTTGGTATAACTGTTTTATGTTTCTCTCCTGTGGTTGCTGCGCTTCTCCACTCTGCATATCCACTTGCTCTGTTTTTTCTACAGTTCATATAA
- the si:ch211-248a14.8 gene encoding uncharacterized protein si:ch211-248a14.8 isoform X2 — MPTLCLLLFVIYSLGDKLHNFVAGVFIPQYHYPYAVALCFGKVMISVLFLNLLHLLGTVSLHSYSRVLGEKLLVPSICSSIYVFHGVSSVDFLEYIYAPLALILFCVSLIWLAKVSEVERQHPLVAQASVFDIYYAHLVNQSGVLGLLWLLHSDNPWCVLSQGSWHSLLFHGYLAAILLLGMVLNFFVGITVLCFSPVVAALLHSAYPLALFFLQFI; from the exons ATGCCTACTCTGTGTCTCCTGCTCTTTGTGATATACAGCCTGGGAGATAAGCTACACAACTTTGTCGCTGGTGTATTCATCCCACAATACCACTATCCATATGCAGTTGCCCTATGCTTTGGAAAG GTTATGATctctgtgttatttttaaatctgCTACATTTGTTGGGCACAGTGTCTCTGCATAGTTACTCCAGAGTACTTGGTGAGAAGCTGCTTGTGCCGTCTATCTGCAGCAGCATCTATG TCTTTCATGGTGTGTCTAGTGTGGACTTTTTGGAGTACATATATGCACCTCTGGCATTGATCCTCttctgtgtttctctgatttGGCTGGCCAAAGTGTCAGAAGTGGAGCGTCAACATCCCCTCGTTGCTCAAGCCTCGGTTTTTGACATCTACTATGCTCACTTGGTCAATCAGAGTGGGGTGCTGGGACTGTTGTGGCTCTTACATTCAGACAATCCATGGTGTGTTTTGAGTCAAGGAAGCTGGCACAGTCTGCTCTTTCATGGGTACCTGGCAGCCATTCTACTTTTAGGAATGGTGCTCAATTTCTTTGTTGGTATAACTGTTTTATGTTTCTCTCCTGTGGTTGCTGCGCTTCTCCACTCTGCATATCCACTTGCTCTGTTTTTTCTACAGTTCATATAA
- the LOC117382859 gene encoding dual specificity protein phosphatase 26-like, translating to MCEPEESLVPLLPEITHVERGYITPLQVYNLLNAEEGQPMLYDPYYILILDCRSAERYKDSHVVTARASVTVIHPELGCLISCIELQKYSIILLYAEEGSSPVGSVKARTDSPDLQRCFFQLSDLGMDPVILLGGFTAFNTLYPFLCTSHMVLLEPERHTLTIYPSEILEGALYQGSATQAENYRIIKNLHITHVVNATANSPDAFPNILCYLRLPLSDDAQQDLVEALPLASRFIHQALKGVPAGRVLVHCSMGRSRSSALTLAFLMEHRHWSLLHALRWLKERRACTAPNINFLQQLLTYEELLFGSRLTSLDDIRR from the exons ATGTGTGAGCCCGAGGAGAGCCTTGTGCCCTTGCTTCCAGAAATTACACATGTAGAGAGAGGCTACATCACCCCCTTACAGGTGTATAACCTTCTGAATGCAGAGGAAGGCCAGCCAATGCTCTATGATCCATATTATATCCTCATCTTGGACTGCAGGAGTGCAGAGAG GTACAAGGACAGTCATGTGGTGACAGCACGGGCCAGTGTCACCGTGATTCACCCTGAGCTGGGCTGTCTAATCAGCTGTATAGAGCTACAGAAGTATTCCATAATACTGCTGTATGCAGAAGAAGGCAGCAGTCCAG TGGGCAGTGTGAAGGCCCGGACAGACTCCCCTGATCTCCAGCGTTGCTTCTTCCAGCTCAGTGATTTGGGAATGGATCCTGTTATTCTCCTGGGAGGGTTCACAGCGTTTAATACCCTCTATCCTTTCCTCTGCACTTCTCATATGGTTCTACTTGAACCCGAGCGCCACACTCTAACTATTTACCCCTCAGAAATCCTGGAAGGGGCCCTGTATCAAGGCTCAGCGACTCAGGCAGAAAACTATCGTATCATTAAGAACCTCCACATCACCCATGTGGTTAATGCCACAGCCAACAGCCCTGATGCTTTTCCGAACATCCTGTGCTACCTGAGGCTGCCCCTGAGCGACGACGCACAGCAGGACTTGGTAGAGGCACTACCACTGGCCTCCAGGTTCATCCATCAGGCTCTCAAGGGGGTGCCGGCGGGCCGGGTTTTGGTGCACTGTAGCATGGGCAGGAGTCGAAGCTCGGCCCTGACACTAGCCTTCCTCATGGAGCACAGGCACTGGTCCCTGCTGCATGCCCTGCGCTGGTTAAAAGAGAGGCGGGCGTGCACAGCTCCCAATATAAACTTTCTGCAGCAGCTGCTGACCTACGAAGAACTGCTGTTTGGGAGCAGACTCACCTCATTGGATGACATTCGCCGATAA
- the p4ha1b gene encoding prolyl 4-hydroxylase subunit alpha-1b isoform X3 — MELLCWCLLLLSSLQSVSADFFTSIGQMTDLLYTEKDLVTSLKDYIKAEENKLAQIKQWADKMDSLTATATKDPEGFLGHPVNAFKLVKRLNTEWGNLESLVLSDTTDGFISNLTIQRQYFPSDEDQTGAAKALLRLQDTYRLDSNTISTGDLPGVTYKSRMTAEDCFELGKIAYTEVDYYHTELWMAQALRQLEEGEESTLDKVTVLDYLSYAIYQQGEMERALEYTKKLLAIDPEHKRANGNLKYFQFQLEKQKKAADEAGTKKEPETEKVEVKKKKKRSAKAEFKLIPERKKYEMLCRGEGIKMTPRRQSRLFCRYYDNNHHPKLLLAPIKQQDEWDKPYIVRYLDIISDEEVAKVKQLAKPRLRRATISNPITGVLETAHYRISKRRATVHDPQTGKLTTAQYRVSKSAWLTGYDDPVVEIINERIEDITGLEMDTAEELQVANYGVGGQYEPHFDFGRKDEPDAFKELGTGNRIATWLFYMSDVLAGGATVFPDVGAAVWPQKNSAVFWYNLFASGEGDYSTRHAACPVLVGNKWVSNKWIHERGQEWRRPCGLSESD; from the exons ATGGAGCTTCTGTGCTGGTGTTTACTGTTGTTAAGCAGTCTACAGTCTGTCTCAGCAGACTTCTTCACATCCATAG GCCAGATGACAGATTTGCTATATACAGAAAAGGATCTTGTCACTTCACTGAAGGATTACATAAAAGCTGAAGAAAACAAGCTGGCCCAGATCAAGCA GTGGGCTGATAAGATGGATTCACTGACTGCTACAGCCACAAAAGACCCAGAAGGTTTCCTGGGGCACCCTGTAAATGCCTTTAAGTTGGTAAAAAGGCTTAATACTGAGTGGGGAAACTTGGAAAGCCTTGTGCTCAGTGACACCACAGATG GATTTATTTCCAACTTGACCATCCAAAGGCAGTACTTCCCTTCTGATGAGGACCAGACTGGAGCTGCCAAAGCCCTTCTCCGACTTCAAGACACTTACAGACTGGATTCCAACACCATCTCCACAGGCGATCTACCTG GAGTGACATACAAGAGCCGCATGACAGCAGAGGACTGCTTTGAGCTTGGAAAAATTGCCTACACTGAAGTAGACTACTACCACACAGAGCTATGGATGGCACAGGCCCTGCGACAGCTTGAGGAAGGAGAAGAATCAACTCTGGATAAAGTGACAGTGCTTGACTACCTAAGTTATGCTATTTACCAGCagggggagatggagagggCCCTGGAGTACACCAAAAAGTTGCTTGCCATAG acCCAGAACACAAACGCGCTAATGGTAATCTGAAGTACTTTCAATTTCAACTGGAGAAGCAGAAAAAGGCTGCAGATGAAGCGGGTACAAAAAAAGAACCAGAAACTGAGAAGGTTGaagtaaagaagaagaagaagagatctGCGAAGGCTGAATTCAAGCTTATTCCAGAGAGAAAGAAGTACGAGATGCTCTGTCGAGGGGAAGGGATTAAAATG ACCCCTCGCAGGCAGAGCCGGCTTTTCTGCCGTTACTATGACAACAACCATCACCCCAAACTTTTGCTGGCCCCCATCAAGCAGCAAGATGAGTGGGACAAGCCCTACATTGTCCGCTACCTTGACATAATCTCTGATGAAGAAGTTGCAAAAGTCAAACAGCTTGCAAAGCCTAGG CTGCGCAGAGCCACCATTTCCAATCCCATCACAGGCGTTCTGGAGACTGCTCATTATCGAATCAGCAAAAG GCGAGCCACGGTGCATGACCCTCAAACTGGGAAACTTACCACAGCCCAATACAGAGTCTCCAAGAG TGCTTGGCTTACAGGCTATGATGATCCAGTAGTTGAGATAATCAATGAACGAATTGAGGACATCACAGGTTTAGAAATGGACACCGCAGAGGAGCTTCAG GTTGCAAATTATGGAGTGGGTGGACAATATGAACCCCATTTTGACTTTGGAAGG AAAGATGAGCCGGATGCCTTCAAAGAATTGGGCACTGGAAATCGTATAGCAACATGGCTTTTCTAT ATGAGTGATGTTTTAGCTGGTGGAGCCACAGTATTTCCTGATGTTGGGGCAGCAGTTTGGCCTCAAAAA AACAGTGCAGTATTTTGGTACAACTTATTTGCTAGTGGTGAAGGAGACTACAGTACCCGGCATGCAGCATGTCCTGTTCTAGTGGGCAACAAATGGG TATCCAACAAATGGATTCATGAAAGGGGGCAGGAGTGGCGGCGACCTTGTGGCCTGAGTGAATCGGATTGA
- the p4ha1b gene encoding prolyl 4-hydroxylase subunit alpha-1b isoform X2: MELLCWCLLLLSSLQSVSADFFTSIGQMTDLLYTEKDLVTSLKDYIKAEENKLAQIKQWADKMDSLTATATKDPEGFLGHPVNAFKLVKRLNTEWGNLESLVLSDTTDGFISNLTIQRQYFPSDEDQTGAAKALLRLQDTYRLDSNTISTGDLPGVTYKSRMTAEDCFELGKIAYTEVDYYHTELWMAQALRQLEEGEESTLDKVTVLDYLSYAIYQQGEMERALEYTKKLLAIDPEHKRANGNLKYFQFQLEKQKKAADEAGTKKEPETEKVEVKKKKKRSAKAEFKLIPERKKYEMLCRGEGIKMTPRRQSRLFCRYYDNNHHPKLLLAPIKQQDEWDKPYIVRYLDIISDEEVAKVKQLAKPRLRRATISNPITGVLETAHYRISKSAWLTGYDDPVVEIINERIEDITGLEMDTAEELQVANYGVGGQYEPHFDFGRKDEPDAFKELGTGNRIATWLFYMSDVLAGGATVFPDVGAAVWPQKNSAVFWYNLFASGEGDYSTRHAACPVLVGNKWVSNKWIHERGQEWRRPCGLSESD; encoded by the exons ATGGAGCTTCTGTGCTGGTGTTTACTGTTGTTAAGCAGTCTACAGTCTGTCTCAGCAGACTTCTTCACATCCATAG GCCAGATGACAGATTTGCTATATACAGAAAAGGATCTTGTCACTTCACTGAAGGATTACATAAAAGCTGAAGAAAACAAGCTGGCCCAGATCAAGCA GTGGGCTGATAAGATGGATTCACTGACTGCTACAGCCACAAAAGACCCAGAAGGTTTCCTGGGGCACCCTGTAAATGCCTTTAAGTTGGTAAAAAGGCTTAATACTGAGTGGGGAAACTTGGAAAGCCTTGTGCTCAGTGACACCACAGATG GATTTATTTCCAACTTGACCATCCAAAGGCAGTACTTCCCTTCTGATGAGGACCAGACTGGAGCTGCCAAAGCCCTTCTCCGACTTCAAGACACTTACAGACTGGATTCCAACACCATCTCCACAGGCGATCTACCTG GAGTGACATACAAGAGCCGCATGACAGCAGAGGACTGCTTTGAGCTTGGAAAAATTGCCTACACTGAAGTAGACTACTACCACACAGAGCTATGGATGGCACAGGCCCTGCGACAGCTTGAGGAAGGAGAAGAATCAACTCTGGATAAAGTGACAGTGCTTGACTACCTAAGTTATGCTATTTACCAGCagggggagatggagagggCCCTGGAGTACACCAAAAAGTTGCTTGCCATAG acCCAGAACACAAACGCGCTAATGGTAATCTGAAGTACTTTCAATTTCAACTGGAGAAGCAGAAAAAGGCTGCAGATGAAGCGGGTACAAAAAAAGAACCAGAAACTGAGAAGGTTGaagtaaagaagaagaagaagagatctGCGAAGGCTGAATTCAAGCTTATTCCAGAGAGAAAGAAGTACGAGATGCTCTGTCGAGGGGAAGGGATTAAAATG ACCCCTCGCAGGCAGAGCCGGCTTTTCTGCCGTTACTATGACAACAACCATCACCCCAAACTTTTGCTGGCCCCCATCAAGCAGCAAGATGAGTGGGACAAGCCCTACATTGTCCGCTACCTTGACATAATCTCTGATGAAGAAGTTGCAAAAGTCAAACAGCTTGCAAAGCCTAGG CTGCGCAGAGCCACCATTTCCAATCCCATCACAGGCGTTCTGGAGACTGCTCATTATCGAATCAGCAAAAG TGCTTGGCTTACAGGCTATGATGATCCAGTAGTTGAGATAATCAATGAACGAATTGAGGACATCACAGGTTTAGAAATGGACACCGCAGAGGAGCTTCAG GTTGCAAATTATGGAGTGGGTGGACAATATGAACCCCATTTTGACTTTGGAAGG AAAGATGAGCCGGATGCCTTCAAAGAATTGGGCACTGGAAATCGTATAGCAACATGGCTTTTCTAT ATGAGTGATGTTTTAGCTGGTGGAGCCACAGTATTTCCTGATGTTGGGGCAGCAGTTTGGCCTCAAAAA AACAGTGCAGTATTTTGGTACAACTTATTTGCTAGTGGTGAAGGAGACTACAGTACCCGGCATGCAGCATGTCCTGTTCTAGTGGGCAACAAATGGG TATCCAACAAATGGATTCATGAAAGGGGGCAGGAGTGGCGGCGACCTTGTGGCCTGAGTGAATCGGATTGA
- the p4ha1b gene encoding prolyl 4-hydroxylase subunit alpha-1b isoform X1: MELLCWCLLLLSSLQSVSADFFTSIGQMTDLLYTEKDLVTSLKDYIKAEENKLAQIKQWADKMDSLTATATKDPEGFLGHPVNAFKLVKRLNTEWGNLESLVLSDTTDGFISNLTIQRQYFPSDEDQTGAAKALLRLQDTYRLDSNTISTGDLPGVTYKSRMTAEDCFELGKIAYTEVDYYHTELWMAQALRQLEEGEESTLDKVTVLDYLSYAIYQQGEMERALEYTKKLLAIDPEHKRANGNLKYFQFQLEKQKKAADEAGTKKEPETEKVEVKKKKKRSAKAEFKLIPERKKYEMLCRGEGIKMTPRRQSRLFCRYYDNNHHPKLLLAPIKQQDEWDKPYIVRYLDIISDEEVAKVKQLAKPRLRRATVHDPQTGKLTTAQYRVSKSAWLTGYDDPVVEIINERIEDITGLEMDTAEELQVANYGVGGQYEPHFDFGRKDEPDAFKELGTGNRIATWLFYMSDVLAGGATVFPDVGAAVWPQKNSAVFWYNLFASGEGDYSTRHAACPVLVGNKWVSNKWIHERGQEWRRPCGLSESD; this comes from the exons ATGGAGCTTCTGTGCTGGTGTTTACTGTTGTTAAGCAGTCTACAGTCTGTCTCAGCAGACTTCTTCACATCCATAG GCCAGATGACAGATTTGCTATATACAGAAAAGGATCTTGTCACTTCACTGAAGGATTACATAAAAGCTGAAGAAAACAAGCTGGCCCAGATCAAGCA GTGGGCTGATAAGATGGATTCACTGACTGCTACAGCCACAAAAGACCCAGAAGGTTTCCTGGGGCACCCTGTAAATGCCTTTAAGTTGGTAAAAAGGCTTAATACTGAGTGGGGAAACTTGGAAAGCCTTGTGCTCAGTGACACCACAGATG GATTTATTTCCAACTTGACCATCCAAAGGCAGTACTTCCCTTCTGATGAGGACCAGACTGGAGCTGCCAAAGCCCTTCTCCGACTTCAAGACACTTACAGACTGGATTCCAACACCATCTCCACAGGCGATCTACCTG GAGTGACATACAAGAGCCGCATGACAGCAGAGGACTGCTTTGAGCTTGGAAAAATTGCCTACACTGAAGTAGACTACTACCACACAGAGCTATGGATGGCACAGGCCCTGCGACAGCTTGAGGAAGGAGAAGAATCAACTCTGGATAAAGTGACAGTGCTTGACTACCTAAGTTATGCTATTTACCAGCagggggagatggagagggCCCTGGAGTACACCAAAAAGTTGCTTGCCATAG acCCAGAACACAAACGCGCTAATGGTAATCTGAAGTACTTTCAATTTCAACTGGAGAAGCAGAAAAAGGCTGCAGATGAAGCGGGTACAAAAAAAGAACCAGAAACTGAGAAGGTTGaagtaaagaagaagaagaagagatctGCGAAGGCTGAATTCAAGCTTATTCCAGAGAGAAAGAAGTACGAGATGCTCTGTCGAGGGGAAGGGATTAAAATG ACCCCTCGCAGGCAGAGCCGGCTTTTCTGCCGTTACTATGACAACAACCATCACCCCAAACTTTTGCTGGCCCCCATCAAGCAGCAAGATGAGTGGGACAAGCCCTACATTGTCCGCTACCTTGACATAATCTCTGATGAAGAAGTTGCAAAAGTCAAACAGCTTGCAAAGCCTAGG TTAAGGCGAGCCACGGTGCATGACCCTCAAACTGGGAAACTTACCACAGCCCAATACAGAGTCTCCAAGAG TGCTTGGCTTACAGGCTATGATGATCCAGTAGTTGAGATAATCAATGAACGAATTGAGGACATCACAGGTTTAGAAATGGACACCGCAGAGGAGCTTCAG GTTGCAAATTATGGAGTGGGTGGACAATATGAACCCCATTTTGACTTTGGAAGG AAAGATGAGCCGGATGCCTTCAAAGAATTGGGCACTGGAAATCGTATAGCAACATGGCTTTTCTAT ATGAGTGATGTTTTAGCTGGTGGAGCCACAGTATTTCCTGATGTTGGGGCAGCAGTTTGGCCTCAAAAA AACAGTGCAGTATTTTGGTACAACTTATTTGCTAGTGGTGAAGGAGACTACAGTACCCGGCATGCAGCATGTCCTGTTCTAGTGGGCAACAAATGGG TATCCAACAAATGGATTCATGAAAGGGGGCAGGAGTGGCGGCGACCTTGTGGCCTGAGTGAATCGGATTGA
- the actn2b gene encoding alpha-actinin-2b, producing the protein MMTQMDTTVHYDNGYEDEYMMQEDEWDRDMLLDPAWEQQQRKTFTAWCNSHLRKAGTQIENIEDDLRNGLKLMLLLEVISGERLPKPDRGKMRFHKIANVNKALDFITSKGVKLVSIGAEEIVDGNVKMTLGMIWTIILRFAIQDISVEETSAKEGLLLWCQRKTAPYRNVNVQNFHVSWKDGLAFCALIHRHRPDLIDYSKLNKDDPLGNLNLAFDIAEKHLDIPKMLDAEDIINTPKPDERAIMTYVSCFYHAFAGAEQAETAANRICKVLGVNQENEKMMEEYERLASELLEWIRRTTPWLENRTPEKTMSEMQRKLEDFRDYRRQHKPPKVQEKCQLEINFNTLQTKLRISNRPAFMPSEGKLVSDIASAWQGLEQAEKGYEEWLLTEIRRLERLDHLAEKFRQKATNHENWATGKELVLSQKDYETATLTEVRALLRKHEAFESDLAAHQDRVEQIAAIAQELNELDYHDVAAVNQRCQSICDLWDRLGTLTQKRRESLERTEKLLETIDQLFLEFAKRSAPFNNWMEGAMEDLQDMFIVHTVEEVQSLIAAHEQFKATLPEADAERQAILGIHNEVQKISQSYGIKAALVNPYSAITTEELLDKWDKVKKLVPQRDSALQEEMARQHAHERLRRQFAAQANLIAPWIQTRMEEIGRCSLEIGGTLEDQMTQLKQCEHVIVAYKPNIDKLEGDHQLIQESLVFDNKHTNYTMEHIRVGWELLLTTIARTINEIETQILTRDAKGISQQQMNEFRSSFNHFDRKKNGAMETDDFRACLISMGYDLGEVEFARIMLLVDPNGTGIVSFQSFIDFMTRETADTDTAEQVVASFRILAADKPYILVEELRRELPPEQAEYCIMRMPPYKGHGAPPGALDYTAFSTALYGESDL; encoded by the exons ATGATGACCCAAATGGATACCACGGTGCACTATGATAATGGCTACGAGGACGAGTACATGATGCAGGAGGATGAATGGGACAGGGATATGCTTCTCGACCCTGCCTGGGAACAACAGCAAAGAAAA ACTTTTACAGCTTGGTGCAACTCCCACTTGAGAAAAGCCGGCACACAGATTGAAAATATCGAGGACGACCTCAGAAATGGTCTGAAGCTCATGCTCCTTTTGGAAGTCATCTCAG GTGAAAGGTTACCCAAACCCGACAGAGGGAAGATGCGGTTTCATAAAAttgctaatgtaaacaaagCATTGGATTTCATTACAAGCAAAGGTGTCAAACTGGTCTCTATTGGAGCTGAAG AGATTGTTGatggaaatgtaaaaatgacactTGGAATGATCTGGACCATCATCCTCCGCTTTGCCATTCAGGACATCTCTGTGGAAG AAACATCTGCAAAGGAAGGTCTTCTCTTGTGGTGTCAGAGAAAGACTGCCCCCTACAGGAATGTCAATGTCCAAAACTTCCATGTCAG CTGGAAGGACGGCCTGGCTTTCTGCGCCCTGATTCACAGACACAGACCCGACCTCATCGACTACTCTAAGCTCAACAAG GATGATCCTCTGGGGAACCTAAACCTGGCTTTTGACATTGCTGAGAAACACCTGGACATTCCCAAAATGCTGGATGCAGAAG ATATTATCAATACCCCTAAGCCTGATGAGAGAGCCATCATGACCTATGTTTCCTGCTTTTACCATGCGTTTGCTGGAGCTGAACAG GCAGAAACTGCTGCCAACAGGATTTGTAAAGTGctgggagtaaaccaggagaaTGAAAAAATGATGGAGGAATATGAGAGACTGGCCAGTGAG CTGCTGGAGTGGATCCGCCGCACCACTCCCTGGCTCGAGAATAGGACCCCAGAGAAGACCATGTCTGAGATGCAGAGGAAGctggaggacttcagggactacAGACGCCAGCACAAGCCCCCCAAGGTCCAGGAGAAGTGCCAGCTGGAAATTAACTTCAACACCCTGCAAACAAAGCTACGCATCAGTAACCGCCCTGCCTTCATGCCCTCTGAAGGGAAGTTGGTGTCT GATATAGCCAGCGCTTGGCAGGGTCTGGAGCAGGCGGAGAAAGGTTATGAAGAGTGGCTTCTAACTGAGATTCGAAGGTTGGAAAGGCTGGACCACCTGGCTGAGAAGTTTCGTCAAAAAGCTACAAACCATGAGAACTGGGCCACTG GTAAGGAGCTGGTCCTCTCACAAAAGGACTATGAAACAGCCACTCTGACAGAAGTGAGAGCCCTGCTTCGCAAACATGAGGCTTTTGAAAGTGATTTAGCCGCCCACCAGGACAGAGTGGAGCAGATTGCCGCCATTGCCCAGGAACTTAA TGAGCTTGATTACCATGATGTGGCTGCAGTGAACCAGCGCTGTCAAAGTATTTGTGATTTGTGGGACAGACTGGGAACACTGACTCAGAAGAGAAGAGAGTCACTTGAG CGCACAGAGAAGCTGCTAGAGACGATTGATCAACTGTTCCTGGAGTTTGCCAAGAGGTCAGCCCCGTTTAATAACTGGATGGAGGGAGCCATGGAGGACCTGCAGGATATGTTTATAGTCCATACTGTTGAAGAGGTCCAG AGCCTAATTGCAGCTCATGAGCAGTTTAAAGCCACTTTACCTGAAGCTGATGCAGAAAGGCAGGCCATTTTAGGAATCCACAATGAGGTGCAGAAAATTTCCCAAAGCTACGGGATCAAGGCTGCTCTGGTCAATCCCTACAGCGCCATCACAACTGAAGAACTGCTTGATAAATGGGACAAG gtgAAAAAGCTGGTCCCTCAAAGAGACAGTGCCCTCCAGGAGGAGATGGCGCGCCAGCATGCCCATGAAAGGCTGAGACGTCAGTTTGCTGCCCAGGCTAATCTCATTGCTCCTTGGATACAGACCAGAATGGAA GAAATTGGACGCTGCTCACTGGAGATAGGTGGCACCCTTGAAGACCAGATGACCCAACTGAAACAGTGTGAGCATGTGATAGTAGCTTACAAACCCAACATCGATAAGTTGGAAGGAGACCACCAACTCATCCAAGAGTCACTGGTGTttgacaacaaacacacaaattacaCTATGGAG CACATTCGTGTTGGATGGGAACTACTCCTTACCACAATTGCTCGTACCATTAATGAGATTGAAACCCAGATCCTGACACGTGATGCAAAGGGCATCAGTCAGCAGCAGATGAATGAGTTTAGATCTTCTTTTAACCACTTTGACCGG AAGAAAAATGGTGCAATGGAAACAGATGACTTCCGAGCTTGTTTGATCTCAATGGGTTATGACTTG GGAGAGGTAGAATTTGCCCGTATAATGCTGCTTGTCGACCCTAATGGCACTGGAATCGTGTCCTTCCAGTCCTTCATTGACTTTATGACCAGAGAGACTGCGGACACAGACACTGCTGAGCAGGTTGTGGCATCCTTCCGCATCCTGGCAGCTGACAAG CCCTACATTCTTGTAGAAGAGCTGAGAAGGGAGCTCCCTCCGGAGCAGGCAGAGTACTGCATCATGAGGATGCCACCATACAAAGGCCATGGAGCACCACCAGGCGCGCTAGACTACACAGCCTTCTCCACCGCCCTCTATGGCGAGAGTGACCTTTAA